A segment of the Coffea arabica cultivar ET-39 chromosome 8c, Coffea Arabica ET-39 HiFi, whole genome shotgun sequence genome:
TCGCGCGCCGCCGTCGCCTCCTCGCTAGATGGGCCCGGTGGGCCGCAACTCTCGAACTTCTCGGAACCAGCAAACGGAGCCCTAAGAGGACTCCCTCTCTACTAGGACTATTAATTCTATAAGGAAACTACTACCAAAAACTCTATAAATACAACACAATGGGACAAGACAAGGTACGCTTTTTCTACAGCAACCAATACTGTCGCTCTATTCACGGCTATCACTGACTTGACTGTCGGAGCTATACTGGAGAACTAGCCCCGTCGTTAGTCACTCTTGCAGGTCaattcgctcaccccgttagtaCCAATTCGCTCCATCTCAGTTCGCTCAATTGAGTGCTACTCAATTCGGATCGCGCTCTCGGCGATAGCATCAATTGCCGCCGTCTGTGGGAATCGTAATTCTTCTATGGCGAAAACATGATAAGGACTAGATCTCAGAAGAACGCTGACAAATTCAAGGGGAACAAGCGGAGTGACCCCCAAAATCCCAGTCAAGATCCAACTCCAGAGGATGAGGGCCCGGAGCTCTGGCAGATCCCGCCCAAACAGCTGGTGCAAACTGTGGCGGACAATATGCCTTCTTTCGAAGCAATCATGAGCTACCTCAAAGGGCAAACCGAAGACCATCAGGACTAGGAGCCCAAGGCACAAAAGACGGGTGGAATTGAACCGTCAGAATCTCGAATGGGAAGCCCCAATCCCTGGCAGAAGCAGGCACGAAAGGAGCTCACGAGTGAACAGATCGAAATTCTGGAGCTCTCTCACAGAAACTCCCAAACAGAACACCCTGACCCTTTCCGGGGGTTCCCGCGGAGGGAGCCCTCTCAAAGAGAGATGAGTACCAGATACAGGACGAACTGGATCTTTTGCTAGATTCGGAGGCGGGCAAATATACCGCCTCCCCCTTTGTGCTAGACATCGAGGACTACCCGCTGCCCGCTAAGTTCAAAATACCGACCATGAAATCCTACCATGCGACCACGGACCCAGAGGATCACCTGTTCGCATTCTTGACACAAATGTGCCTACAAACAGATGTTGATGCAATCAGATGCAAGACCTTTCCGATGTTCCTGGAAGGAAGGGAGCGtcagtggttccagggactaCCTCCTAGGTCAATTCGGTCCTTCAATCAGCTCGCGCGACTGTTTGCAGCTTAGTTCGTTTTGTCACGAGCCTTTTCCAAGATTACTGCTCACCTGATGATGATTCATCAAAAGCCTGAGGAGTCGTTGCGCAAATACATGGTGCGATTCAACAACGAATCCCTCCAGGTTCGGGATCAGGATGATAAGATCATTATGGCCgccttcatcaacggactgTGCAGACAGAAACTATACACCGAGTTCGTGGAGAAACCTCCCAAGTCAGTTCGGGAGATGCTGGACCGAGCTCACGAGAAAGCTAATGCGGAGGAAGCCAATCGCTTGAAAAGTGCACAGGAAAGGCTGAGGAAATACAGGCGCATAAAGAACGTAGACTCGGGGGACACATGACCTGGTTAGACCCGAAAGAATACCTTCGACCGCCTACCCAGGAGCAAACCCTTTGAGAGAAAGAGGGCCTGGACCTCCCTCACAACTCCTAGGGCTCAGGTCCTCGCGGTGATGGAACAGAAAGGTCTCTCTCAACCCCCCGACAATTGGTGGGCGCTAAGAGCAGATGAGATCAGACTTTGTATTGCGCTTACCATCGCGACGTGGGGTATGACACCGAGGACTGTCATCACCTCAAGAAGGACATTGAAGAACTGATCAAGCGGGGGCACCTAAggcagtttatctggaacggacGAATTGGCCAGAGCCAAGGGGAGTACAAGCGAGAACGCACGAACTACCCATGGCGACCGACCTCGGGGTCCCCGCAACCGAGCTCCCGAACAAGAGGTGCAGAACTTAGCGGGGGTAATCAATACCATCGCGGGAGGACTAGTTGGAGGAGATAGTCATGCAGCTCAGAGGAGCAACCGTTCCCCTCCTAGTTAAAAGAATCCAAGTAGACGGTTAAAAATGTACGAGGAGATCATTTATGGACCTGAGGACGCAGTGCCCTTGACTTCGAATAACCATGAGGCCATCGTGATGGAGGTCATAACATGCAAGTACAAGGTAAAGAAGGTGTACATAGACAATGGGAGCGCCATTGACGTGCTGTACTATAAAACCTTTAAAGAACTGCAACTCGAGGACAAGCAGCTCATCAGAGTTCGAACTCCCTTGATTGGCTTTGCGAGCCCACCGGTAAGACTTGAGGGAATGATAACTCTCATGGTTACGGTGGGGGTGTCGCCAAAATGTCAAACTGTTCCGGTGAACTTCGCAGTGGTGAAGGCGCCATCGTCGTATAATATGATCTTGGGACGGCCTACTCTAAACGCACTCCAAGCTGTCTGCTCAACTCTGCACCTTAGCATGAAATTTCCCATGCTTGCGGGAGTAGCTGAAGTGCTAGGGGATCTATAGGTAGCTCGGACCTGCTACATCGCCACTCTTAAGGGCAAGAAGAAGCTGGTAGTTCAAATAGCCTCCTTAGAGCCTTGGGAGCCAGTGGAGAGGAAGGAGAGACTGGAGACAGATGAAGAGCTGATCGAACTGCCGATCAGCAAAGAACGACCAGATTGCGTAGTTAAGACTGGCTCATGCCTGAGCGAACTGACCAGGAAGGCGCTAGAATCCCTTCTGGCGGAATATGCAGAAATCTTCGCCTGGAGTGCGGAGGACATGCCCGAGATTCCGTCCAAACTAGCAATTCACAAGCTGCACGTGGACCCCAACATTCGGCCTGTGaagcagaagaagaggaatTTTGCGTCGGAACGAAATGAGGTCGTCAAGGATAAGGTAGGCAAGCTGTTAGAGGCCAAGATTATGAATGCTGTCTTCTATTCGACCTAGCTAGCCAACCCTGTTCTGGTAAAAAAAGGAAGGATGACAAGGCTTGGAGAATATGCGTGGACTTTATCGATCTAAACAAGCTTGGCCAAAGGATTGCTACCCTCTTCCTCGAATCGACCTACTTGCGGATTCAACAATGGGATATGAGATCTTCTGTTTTTTGGATGCCTTCAAAGGATACCACCAAATAGCCATGGATGAGAAAGATCAGGAGAAGATCTCATTCATCACTGAGTACGATACCTATTGCTATGTCACCATGCCGTTCGGATTAAAATATGCAGGCGCGATATACCAAAGGCTGGTGAACAAGCTGTTCAAAGATCAGATAGGTCGAAatatggaggtctacgtggacgACATGCTGGTGAAAAGCCGAACTCAGGAGCAGTTCATCGCCGACCTTAGAGAGATCTTCGACGCTCTTCGGAGCTCACGGATACGGTTGAACCCCAAGAAATGCACTTTCGGGGTCAGTTCGGGCAAATTTCTAGGATACATGATATCTAAAGACGGAGTAAGATCTAACCCTAACAAAGTGAAGGCCATCATGAACATGGCTTCTCCCCGAAACATAAAAGAAGTGCAGCGACTAGCTGCTAGGATGGTAGCCTTGAGCAGGTTCCTATTGAAATCAGCAGTTCGGGGCTTTCCCTTTTTCAAGGTCCTAAGAAGAGGTCCCCAGTTCGAGTGAATCTCTGAGTGCCAAAAGCATTCGACGAACTGAAGACCCACATTGCCAAATTGCCAACTTTAACTTCTCCCGGACAAGGCGAAACCCTGTTCATCTACTTAGCTGTGGGAGAGGAGGCAATCAGCACGGTGCTAGTTCAGGAAGAAGGCCAGGTCCAGAAGTCGGTGTACTATATCAGCCGTGCTATGCAGGAGGCAGAGACCAGGTACTTTGTAATTGATCGGTATGTCCTGACGCTAGTTCACGCGGCCTCGAAACTCGGATCGTACTTCCAGGCTCATCTCGTCGTAGTGGTGACAGACCAGCCCTTGAATCAAATCTTGTCTAAACCGAACATGTCAGGAAGGATGGTCAAGTGGGCTATAGAGTTATCCAAATATGACCTCGATTACCAACCTCGGACGCCCATCAAGACCTAGGCACTGGCTGACTTCATAACCAAAGGTGTTTCCTTTGGACAGCAGGAGCCCAAACAGGTCAGAGAAGCTGGCGCAAAGCCGGCCAAGACTGATCAGACCAAAGAAATTGGCACCAAATCGGCCGAGGCCGAACAGGCCAAAGAAGCGGCTAGCACCAGGCCGGAGAGACTGGCGCTGAACTAGCGGAAGCcgaacaggccggagaggccgGCGCAAGGCTGACCAGGCCAAAGAAGCTGGCACCAAGCCGGACAAGGCCGAACAGGCCGAAGAGGCTGCTGTACGAGTTAAGGCCGAGCAGACCGGAGAGGCTGGCATAGAGTCGAGGCCAAAAAGATCGAAAAGGTTGCCAAGCAAgccatcccaacctggacattATATATAGACAGAGCTTCAAACAATTTCTCCTAATCAACTCTACAGGGGAAGAACTAGCTTACGCCTTGAGATTCGACTTCAGAGTCTCCAATAATGAGCCCAAATACGAGGATCTGATCGAAGGGATGGAAATGGCCCGAAAACTGGGGCTGAATCAATAAAGGTCTATAGCGACTCGCAGCTGATAGTGAATCAAGTTTTGGGAAATTACGAAGTTAAAGAGAAACCACTGAAGAAGTACGTTGCCAAGGCGCATGAACTGAGCAGTTTGTTCAAGCAGTTCATGCTTGAACAGGTCTCCCGAAATTGGAACAGAAGAGCCGACGCCCTTTCTAAGTTGGCCTTCACTTCATTCGGCACACTGAACAAGGAAGTATTGGTAGAGGTCGTGAAAAGGTGAGCGTATGAATAGTTGGACACCGCGTGATTCAAGTGATGAACTCATGGATGGACCCTATTGTGCGATACTTAGCCAACGGAGAGCTCCCCTCAAACAAAGTGGAGGCTCGAAAAATCCTCCTCAAGTTATAGAGGTATGTCCTCACGGATAGTGCTTTATAGGAAATCATACCTACGTCCGTGGCTAAAATGTGTGACGTCTGAGGAGGAAGGCTACATCCTGCTCGAGCTACATGAAGGCATCTGCGGAAATCATATTGGCCCGCGGGTTCTGGCCAAAAATGGAATGTTGTCCGGATATTACTGGCCTATCATCTTCCGGGACTCGGCCGAACTGGTGGCGAGGTGCAGGTCATGCCAACTACACGTACCAGTTCACCATACCCCGACTCAAAAGCTGGTTCCCCTCCAAAACCCGTGGCCGTTCTTCCAGTG
Coding sequences within it:
- the LOC140013414 gene encoding uncharacterized protein, with the protein product MYEEIIYGPEDAVPLTSNNHEAIVMEVITCKYKVKKVYIDNGSAIDVLYYKTFKELQLEDKQLIRVRTPLIGFASPPVRLEGMITLMVTVGVSPKCQTVPVNFAVVKAPSSYNMILGRPTLNALQAVARTCYIATLKGKKKLVVQIASLEPWEPVERKERLETDEELIELPISKERPDCVVKTGSCLSELTRKALESLLAEYAEIFAWSAEDMPEIPSKLAIHKLHVDPNIRPVKQKKRNFASERNEVVKDKVGKLLEAKIMNAVFYST